One segment of Mesoplodon densirostris isolate mMesDen1 chromosome 6, mMesDen1 primary haplotype, whole genome shotgun sequence DNA contains the following:
- the FAM219A gene encoding protein FAM219A isoform X3: MMEEIDRFQDPAAASISDGDCDAREGESVAMNYKPSPLQVKLEKQRELARKGSLKNGSMGSPVNQQPKKNNVMARTRLVVPNKGYSSLDQSPDEKPLVALDTDSDDDFDMSRYSSSGYSSAEQINQDLNIQLLKDGYRLDEIPDDEDLDLIPPKSVNPTCMCCQATSSTACHIQ, encoded by the exons GACCCAGCCGCCGCCTCCATCTCAGACGGAGACTGTGACGCCCGGGAGGGTGAGTCAGTAGCCATGAATTACAAACCATCCCCGCTCCAAGTGAAGCTGG AGAAGCAGCGGGAGCTGGCCCGGAAGGGCTCCCTGAAGAATGGCAGCATGGGGAGCCCCGTCAACCAGCAACCCAAGAAGAACAATGTCATGGCCCGGACAAG GCTGGTCGTCCCCAATAAAGGCTACTCCTCGCTTGACCAGAGCCCAGACGAGAAGCCACTGGTAGCCCTTGACACGGACAG TGATGATGACTTTGACATGTCCAGATATTCCTCCTCTGGCTACTCCTCTGCTGAG CAGATTAACCAAGATTTGAACATCCAGCTGCTGAAGGACGGCTACCGGTTAGACGAGATCCCCGACGATGAGGACCTGGACCTCATCCCCCCCAAGTCCGTGAACCCCACCTGCATGTGCTGCCAGGCCACGTCCTCCACCGCCTGCCACATTCAGTAG
- the FAM219A gene encoding protein FAM219A isoform X6, which yields MMEEIDRFQDPAAASISDGDCDAREEKQRELARKGSLKNGSMGSPVNQQPKKNNVMARTRLVVPNKGYSSLDQSPDEKPLVALDTDSDDDFDMSRYSSSGYSSAEQINQDLNIQLLKDGYRLDEIPDDEDLDLIPPKSVNPTCMCCQATSSTACHIQ from the exons GACCCAGCCGCCGCCTCCATCTCAGACGGAGACTGTGACGCCCGGGAGG AGAAGCAGCGGGAGCTGGCCCGGAAGGGCTCCCTGAAGAATGGCAGCATGGGGAGCCCCGTCAACCAGCAACCCAAGAAGAACAATGTCATGGCCCGGACAAG GCTGGTCGTCCCCAATAAAGGCTACTCCTCGCTTGACCAGAGCCCAGACGAGAAGCCACTGGTAGCCCTTGACACGGACAG TGATGATGACTTTGACATGTCCAGATATTCCTCCTCTGGCTACTCCTCTGCTGAG CAGATTAACCAAGATTTGAACATCCAGCTGCTGAAGGACGGCTACCGGTTAGACGAGATCCCCGACGATGAGGACCTGGACCTCATCCCCCCCAAGTCCGTGAACCCCACCTGCATGTGCTGCCAGGCCACGTCCTCCACCGCCTGCCACATTCAGTAG